The Castor canadensis chromosome 8, mCasCan1.hap1v2, whole genome shotgun sequence genome contains a region encoding:
- the Tmpo gene encoding thymopoietin isoform X2, which produces MPEFLEDPSVLTKDKLKSELVANNVTLPAGEQRKDVYVQLYLQHLTTRNRPSLSAGVNSKGPPDFSSDEEREPTPVLGAGTAAGRGRAAVGRKATKKTDKPRLEDKDDLDVTELSNEDLLDQLVKYGVNPGPIVGTTRKLYEKKLLKLREQGTESRSSTPLPTISSSAENTRQNGSNDSDRYSDNEEDSKIELKLEKREPLKGRAKTPVTLKQRRIEHNQSYSQAGITETEWTSGSSKGGPLQALTRESTRGSRRTPRKRVETSQHFRIDGAVISESTPIAETIMASSNESLVVNRVTGNFKHAAPILPITEFSDIPRRTPKKPLTRAEVGEKTEERRVERDILKEMFPYEASTPTGISASCRRPIKGAAGRPLELGDFRMEESFSSKYVPKYVPLADVKLEKTKKGRRSIPMWIKILLLVVVAVFLFLVYQAMETNQGNPFSKFLQDDPKPSI; this is translated from the exons ATGCCGGAGTTCCTGGAAGACCCCTCGGTCCTGACCAAAGACAAGTTGAAGAGTGAGTTGGTCGCCAACAATGTGACGCTCCCGGCCGGGGAGCAGCGCAAAGACGTGTACGTGCAGCTCTACCTGCAGCATCTGACGACGCGCAACCGGCCGTCGCTCTCCGCCGGCGTCAACAGCAAAGGGCCCCCGGACTTCTCCAGCGACGAGGAGCGCGAGCCCACGCCGGTGCTCGGCGCCGGGACCGCCGCGGGCCGCGGCCGCGCCGCCGTCGGCAGG AAAGCTACAAAGAAAACTGATAAACCCAGACTAGAAGATAAAGATGATCTTGATGTAACAGAGCTCTCTAATGAAGACCTTCTGGATCAGCTTGTGAAATATGGAGTGAATCCTGGTCCTATTGTGG GAACAACCAGGAAGCTATATGAGAAAAAGCTGTTAAAACTGAGGGAACAAGGAACGGAATCAAGATCTTCTACCCCTCTACCAACAATTTCTTCTTCAGCAGAAAATACAAGGCAAAATGGAAGTAATGACTCTGACAGATACAGTGACAATGAAGaag ACTCTAAAATAGAACTCAAGCTTGAGAAGAGAGAACCACTAAAGGGCAGAGCAAAGACTCCAGTAACACTCAAGCAAAGAAGAATTGAGCACAATCAG AGCTATTCTCAAGCTGGAATAACTGAGACTGAATGGACAAGTGGATCTTCAAAAGGCGGACCTCTACAGGCATTAACTAGGGAATCTACAAGAGGGTCGAGACGAACTCCAAGGAAAAGG GTGGAAACTTCACAACATTTTCGTATAGATGGTGCAGTAATTTCAGAGAGTACTCCTATAGCTGAAACTATAATGGCTTCAAGCAACGAATCCTTA GTTGTCAATAGGGTGACTGGAAATTTCAAGCATGCAGCTCCTATTCTGCCAATCACTGAATTCTCAGACATACCCAGAAGAACACCAAAGAAACCATTGACAAGAGCTGaa GTGGgagaaaaaacagaggaaagaagAGTAGAAAGGGATATCCTTAAGGAAATGTTCCCTTATGAAGCATCTACACCTACAGGAATTAG TGCAAGTTGCCGCAGGCCCATCAAAGGGGCTGCAGGCCGGCCATTGGAACTTGGTGATTTCAGGATGGAGGAATCTTTCTCGTCTAAATATGTTCCTAAGTATGTTCCCTTGGCAGATGTCaaattagaaaagacaaaaaagggacgACGCTCAATTCCTATGTGGATAAAAATTTTGCTGTTGGTAGTTGtggcagtttttttgtttttggtctatCAAGCTATGGAAACCAACCAAGGAAATCCCTTCTCTAAGTTTCTTCAGGATGACCCTAAACCATCCATCTGA
- the Tmpo gene encoding thymopoietin isoform X4, translating to MPEFLEDPSVLTKDKLKSELVANNVTLPAGEQRKDVYVQLYLQHLTTRNRPSLSAGVNSKGPPDFSSDEEREPTPVLGAGTAAGRGRAAVGRKATKKTDKPRLEDKDDLDVTELSNEDLLDQLVKYGVNPGPIVGTTRKLYEKKLLKLREQGTESRSSTPLPTISSSAENTRQNGSNDSDRYSDNEEDSKIELKLEKREPLKGRAKTPVTLKQRRIEHNQVVNRVTGNFKHAAPILPITEFSDIPRRTPKKPLTRAEVGEKTEERRVERDILKEMFPYEASTPTGISASCRRPIKGAAGRPLELGDFRMEESFSSKYVPKYVPLADVKLEKTKKGRRSIPMWIKILLLVVVAVFLFLVYQAMETNQGNPFSKFLQDDPKPSI from the exons ATGCCGGAGTTCCTGGAAGACCCCTCGGTCCTGACCAAAGACAAGTTGAAGAGTGAGTTGGTCGCCAACAATGTGACGCTCCCGGCCGGGGAGCAGCGCAAAGACGTGTACGTGCAGCTCTACCTGCAGCATCTGACGACGCGCAACCGGCCGTCGCTCTCCGCCGGCGTCAACAGCAAAGGGCCCCCGGACTTCTCCAGCGACGAGGAGCGCGAGCCCACGCCGGTGCTCGGCGCCGGGACCGCCGCGGGCCGCGGCCGCGCCGCCGTCGGCAGG AAAGCTACAAAGAAAACTGATAAACCCAGACTAGAAGATAAAGATGATCTTGATGTAACAGAGCTCTCTAATGAAGACCTTCTGGATCAGCTTGTGAAATATGGAGTGAATCCTGGTCCTATTGTGG GAACAACCAGGAAGCTATATGAGAAAAAGCTGTTAAAACTGAGGGAACAAGGAACGGAATCAAGATCTTCTACCCCTCTACCAACAATTTCTTCTTCAGCAGAAAATACAAGGCAAAATGGAAGTAATGACTCTGACAGATACAGTGACAATGAAGaag ACTCTAAAATAGAACTCAAGCTTGAGAAGAGAGAACCACTAAAGGGCAGAGCAAAGACTCCAGTAACACTCAAGCAAAGAAGAATTGAGCACAATCAG GTTGTCAATAGGGTGACTGGAAATTTCAAGCATGCAGCTCCTATTCTGCCAATCACTGAATTCTCAGACATACCCAGAAGAACACCAAAGAAACCATTGACAAGAGCTGaa GTGGgagaaaaaacagaggaaagaagAGTAGAAAGGGATATCCTTAAGGAAATGTTCCCTTATGAAGCATCTACACCTACAGGAATTAG TGCAAGTTGCCGCAGGCCCATCAAAGGGGCTGCAGGCCGGCCATTGGAACTTGGTGATTTCAGGATGGAGGAATCTTTCTCGTCTAAATATGTTCCTAAGTATGTTCCCTTGGCAGATGTCaaattagaaaagacaaaaaagggacgACGCTCAATTCCTATGTGGATAAAAATTTTGCTGTTGGTAGTTGtggcagtttttttgtttttggtctatCAAGCTATGGAAACCAACCAAGGAAATCCCTTCTCTAAGTTTCTTCAGGATGACCCTAAACCATCCATCTGA
- the Tmpo gene encoding thymopoietin isoform X1, which translates to MPEFLEDPSVLTKDKLKSELVANNVTLPAGEQRKDVYVQLYLQHLTTRNRPSLSAGVNSKGPPDFSSDEEREPTPVLGAGTAAGRGRAAVGRKATKKTDKPRLEDKDDLDVTELSNEDLLDQLVKYGVNPGPIVGTTRKLYEKKLLKLREQGTESRSSTPLPTISSSAENTRQNGSNDSDRYSDNEEGKKKEHKKVKSTRDFVPFSELPTTPSGGFFQGISFPEISTRPPLGRTELQAAKKVHTSKGDPPREPVIATTLPGKGQMQHDLAAMLVSAAASPSLIKETTTTYSKDIVENIYHGGKSRIQSLCTERSNISDQSIVSSEREILEESKRSQVISPPLAQAIRDYVNSLLVQGGIGSLPGTSNSTPTLDIESICKRIGHSDFQENESLSPPRKVPRLSQKSVQERDSGSFVVFQNIPGSEQMSSFSKSVVSHALATLGIEISKQSQHDKIDSPELSFPFHESILKVIEEQWQQIDRQLPSLACKYPVSSREATQILSVPKVDDEILGFISEATPPAGIQASSTESCDKHLDLALCRTYEAAASALQIATHTAFVVKAMQADISQAAQILSSDPSHTHQALEILNKTYDAASFVCQAAFDEVKMAAHTMGSSTIGRRFLWLKDCKINSASKNKLTVAPFKGGTLFGGEVHKVIKKRGNKH; encoded by the exons ATGCCGGAGTTCCTGGAAGACCCCTCGGTCCTGACCAAAGACAAGTTGAAGAGTGAGTTGGTCGCCAACAATGTGACGCTCCCGGCCGGGGAGCAGCGCAAAGACGTGTACGTGCAGCTCTACCTGCAGCATCTGACGACGCGCAACCGGCCGTCGCTCTCCGCCGGCGTCAACAGCAAAGGGCCCCCGGACTTCTCCAGCGACGAGGAGCGCGAGCCCACGCCGGTGCTCGGCGCCGGGACCGCCGCGGGCCGCGGCCGCGCCGCCGTCGGCAGG AAAGCTACAAAGAAAACTGATAAACCCAGACTAGAAGATAAAGATGATCTTGATGTAACAGAGCTCTCTAATGAAGACCTTCTGGATCAGCTTGTGAAATATGGAGTGAATCCTGGTCCTATTGTGG GAACAACCAGGAAGCTATATGAGAAAAAGCTGTTAAAACTGAGGGAACAAGGAACGGAATCAAGATCTTCTACCCCTCTACCAACAATTTCTTCTTCAGCAGAAAATACAAGGCAAAATGGAAGTAATGACTCTGACAGATACAGTGACAATGAAGaag gaaagaagaaagaacacaaGAAAGTGAAGTCCACTAgggattttgttcctttttctgaaCTTCCAACTACTCCCTCTGGTGGATTTTTTCAGGGCATTTCTTTTCCTGAAATCTCCACCCGTCCTCCTTTGGGCAGGACTGAACTACAGGCAGCTAAGAAAGTACATACTTCCAAGGGAGACCCACCTAGGGAGCCTGTTATTGCCACAACCTTGCCTGGCAAGGGACAGATGCAGCACGATCTTGCTGCCATGTTGGTCTCTGCTGCAGCTTCTCCTTCACTGATTAAAGAAACCACTACTACTTACTCTAAAGACATAGTAGAAAATATTTACCATGGAGGGAAAAGTAGAATTCAGTCATTATGTACTGAGAGGTCTAATATTTCAGATCAATCCATTGTCTCCAGTGAAAGAGAAATACTAGAAGAGTCAAAGAGATCACAAGTCATTTCTCCACCACTTGCTCAGGCAATCAGAGATTATGTCAATTCTCTGTTAGTCCAGGGTGGGATAGGTAGTTTGCCTGGGACTTCTAACTCTACACCTACACTGGATATAGAGAGCATATGTAAGAGAATTGGCCATTCtgattttcaagaaaatgaatcCCTGTCTCCTCCGCGGAAAGTCCCTAGACTAAGTCAGAAGTCAGTACAGGAAAGGGATTCAGGTTCTTTTGTAGTATTTCAGAATATACCTGGATCTGAGCAGATGTCTTCTTTTTCCAAATCTGTTGTCTCTCACGCACTTGCTACCTTAGGCATAGAAATATCTAAACAATCACAGCATGATAAAATAGATTCCCCAGAGCTATCTTTTCCCTTCCATGaatctattttaaaagtaattgaaGAGCAGTGGCAGCAAATTGACAGGCAACTGCCTTCATTGGCATGCAAGTATCCAGTTTCTTCCAGAGAGGCAACACAGATATTATCAGTTCCCAAAGTAGATGATGAAATCCTAGGGTTTATTTCTGAAGCCACCCCACCAGCAGGTATTCAGGCATCCTCCACTGAGTCTTGTGATAAACACTTGGACTTGGCACTCTGTAGAACTTATGAAGCTGCAGCATCAGCATTGCAGATTGCAACCCACACTGCCTTTGTAGTTAAGGCTATGCAGGCAGACATTAGTCAGGCTGCACAAATTCTGAGCTCAGATCCTAGCCATACACACCAGGCACTGGAGATTCTAAACAAAACATATGATGCAGCCTCATTTGTTTGCCAAGCTGCATTTGATGAAGTGAAGATGGCTGCCCATACCATGGGATCTTCCACTATTGGTCGCCGGTTTCTCTGGTTGAAGGATTGTAAAATTAATTCAGCTTCTAAGAATAAGCTGACTGTTGCTCCCTTTAAAGGTGGAACATTATTTGGAGGAGAAGTACACAAAGTAATTAAAAAGCGTGGAAATAAGCACTAA
- the Tmpo gene encoding thymopoietin isoform X3, producing MPEFLEDPSVLTKDKLKSELVANNVTLPAGEQRKDVYVQLYLQHLTTRNRPSLSAGVNSKGPPDFSSDEEREPTPVLGAGTAAGRGRAAVGRKATKKTDKPRLEDKDDLDVTELSNEDLLDQLVKYGVNPGPIVGTTRKLYEKKLLKLREQGTESRSSTPLPTISSSAENTRQNGSNDSDRYSDNEEDSKIELKLEKREPLKGRAKTPVTLKQRRIEHNQVETSQHFRIDGAVISESTPIAETIMASSNESLVVNRVTGNFKHAAPILPITEFSDIPRRTPKKPLTRAEVGEKTEERRVERDILKEMFPYEASTPTGISASCRRPIKGAAGRPLELGDFRMEESFSSKYVPKYVPLADVKLEKTKKGRRSIPMWIKILLLVVVAVFLFLVYQAMETNQGNPFSKFLQDDPKPSI from the exons ATGCCGGAGTTCCTGGAAGACCCCTCGGTCCTGACCAAAGACAAGTTGAAGAGTGAGTTGGTCGCCAACAATGTGACGCTCCCGGCCGGGGAGCAGCGCAAAGACGTGTACGTGCAGCTCTACCTGCAGCATCTGACGACGCGCAACCGGCCGTCGCTCTCCGCCGGCGTCAACAGCAAAGGGCCCCCGGACTTCTCCAGCGACGAGGAGCGCGAGCCCACGCCGGTGCTCGGCGCCGGGACCGCCGCGGGCCGCGGCCGCGCCGCCGTCGGCAGG AAAGCTACAAAGAAAACTGATAAACCCAGACTAGAAGATAAAGATGATCTTGATGTAACAGAGCTCTCTAATGAAGACCTTCTGGATCAGCTTGTGAAATATGGAGTGAATCCTGGTCCTATTGTGG GAACAACCAGGAAGCTATATGAGAAAAAGCTGTTAAAACTGAGGGAACAAGGAACGGAATCAAGATCTTCTACCCCTCTACCAACAATTTCTTCTTCAGCAGAAAATACAAGGCAAAATGGAAGTAATGACTCTGACAGATACAGTGACAATGAAGaag ACTCTAAAATAGAACTCAAGCTTGAGAAGAGAGAACCACTAAAGGGCAGAGCAAAGACTCCAGTAACACTCAAGCAAAGAAGAATTGAGCACAATCAG GTGGAAACTTCACAACATTTTCGTATAGATGGTGCAGTAATTTCAGAGAGTACTCCTATAGCTGAAACTATAATGGCTTCAAGCAACGAATCCTTA GTTGTCAATAGGGTGACTGGAAATTTCAAGCATGCAGCTCCTATTCTGCCAATCACTGAATTCTCAGACATACCCAGAAGAACACCAAAGAAACCATTGACAAGAGCTGaa GTGGgagaaaaaacagaggaaagaagAGTAGAAAGGGATATCCTTAAGGAAATGTTCCCTTATGAAGCATCTACACCTACAGGAATTAG TGCAAGTTGCCGCAGGCCCATCAAAGGGGCTGCAGGCCGGCCATTGGAACTTGGTGATTTCAGGATGGAGGAATCTTTCTCGTCTAAATATGTTCCTAAGTATGTTCCCTTGGCAGATGTCaaattagaaaagacaaaaaagggacgACGCTCAATTCCTATGTGGATAAAAATTTTGCTGTTGGTAGTTGtggcagtttttttgtttttggtctatCAAGCTATGGAAACCAACCAAGGAAATCCCTTCTCTAAGTTTCTTCAGGATGACCCTAAACCATCCATCTGA
- the Tmpo gene encoding thymopoietin isoform X5, producing MPEFLEDPSVLTKDKLKSELVANNVTLPAGEQRKDVYVQLYLQHLTTRNRPSLSAGVNSKGPPDFSSDEEREPTPVLGAGTAAGRGRAAVGRKATKKTDKPRLEDKDDLDVTELSNEDLLDQLVKYGVNPGPIVGTTRKLYEKKLLKLREQGTESRSSTPLPTISSSAENTRQNGSNDSDRYSDNEEDSKIELKLEKREPLKGRAKTPVTLKQRRIEHNQVGEKTEERRVERDILKEMFPYEASTPTGISASCRRPIKGAAGRPLELGDFRMEESFSSKYVPKYVPLADVKLEKTKKGRRSIPMWIKILLLVVVAVFLFLVYQAMETNQGNPFSKFLQDDPKPSI from the exons ATGCCGGAGTTCCTGGAAGACCCCTCGGTCCTGACCAAAGACAAGTTGAAGAGTGAGTTGGTCGCCAACAATGTGACGCTCCCGGCCGGGGAGCAGCGCAAAGACGTGTACGTGCAGCTCTACCTGCAGCATCTGACGACGCGCAACCGGCCGTCGCTCTCCGCCGGCGTCAACAGCAAAGGGCCCCCGGACTTCTCCAGCGACGAGGAGCGCGAGCCCACGCCGGTGCTCGGCGCCGGGACCGCCGCGGGCCGCGGCCGCGCCGCCGTCGGCAGG AAAGCTACAAAGAAAACTGATAAACCCAGACTAGAAGATAAAGATGATCTTGATGTAACAGAGCTCTCTAATGAAGACCTTCTGGATCAGCTTGTGAAATATGGAGTGAATCCTGGTCCTATTGTGG GAACAACCAGGAAGCTATATGAGAAAAAGCTGTTAAAACTGAGGGAACAAGGAACGGAATCAAGATCTTCTACCCCTCTACCAACAATTTCTTCTTCAGCAGAAAATACAAGGCAAAATGGAAGTAATGACTCTGACAGATACAGTGACAATGAAGaag ACTCTAAAATAGAACTCAAGCTTGAGAAGAGAGAACCACTAAAGGGCAGAGCAAAGACTCCAGTAACACTCAAGCAAAGAAGAATTGAGCACAATCAG GTGGgagaaaaaacagaggaaagaagAGTAGAAAGGGATATCCTTAAGGAAATGTTCCCTTATGAAGCATCTACACCTACAGGAATTAG TGCAAGTTGCCGCAGGCCCATCAAAGGGGCTGCAGGCCGGCCATTGGAACTTGGTGATTTCAGGATGGAGGAATCTTTCTCGTCTAAATATGTTCCTAAGTATGTTCCCTTGGCAGATGTCaaattagaaaagacaaaaaagggacgACGCTCAATTCCTATGTGGATAAAAATTTTGCTGTTGGTAGTTGtggcagtttttttgtttttggtctatCAAGCTATGGAAACCAACCAAGGAAATCCCTTCTCTAAGTTTCTTCAGGATGACCCTAAACCATCCATCTGA